In Pseudoalteromonas sp. NC201, a single window of DNA contains:
- a CDS encoding thiolase family protein, with protein MSNEAVVIVAAKRTPMGGFMGSLSDATATDLGATAIKAVMNETGLSDASIDEVIMGCVLPAGLGQAPARQAMLHAGLARSTGATTINKVCGSGLKAAMFAHDLIRSGSINSAIAGGMESMTNSPYFIPKARGGMRMGHGEIKDHMMADGLEDAYDNKAMGCFAQATADEYGITREHMDEFALGSLSKANAAIENGSFGNEIAPHVMSTRKGDVEVNTDEQPGNARPDKIPSLRPAFKKDGTITAANSSSISDGAAALILMSESEAKKHGLTPLCKIVAHATHSQAPAEFTVAPVGAMSKLLEKAGWSTADVDLWEINEAFAMVTMLAINEMQLDSNKVNVNGGACALGHPIGASGARILVTLIHALKNRGLSKGVASLCIGGGEAVALAVEV; from the coding sequence ATGAGTAACGAAGCTGTTGTCATCGTCGCTGCTAAGCGTACACCAATGGGTGGCTTTATGGGAAGCCTATCTGACGCAACCGCGACAGACTTAGGTGCGACTGCAATTAAAGCAGTAATGAATGAAACAGGCCTTAGTGACGCGAGTATAGACGAAGTTATCATGGGTTGCGTACTACCCGCAGGCCTAGGTCAAGCGCCAGCGCGTCAAGCGATGCTACATGCGGGGCTTGCACGCTCGACGGGAGCAACCACTATTAACAAGGTGTGCGGCTCGGGTCTAAAAGCGGCGATGTTCGCGCATGATCTCATCCGCTCAGGTAGCATTAATTCTGCTATCGCTGGTGGCATGGAAAGCATGACTAACTCACCTTACTTTATTCCAAAAGCCCGTGGCGGAATGCGCATGGGTCATGGCGAAATCAAAGACCATATGATGGCTGATGGCTTAGAAGATGCTTATGACAATAAAGCGATGGGTTGTTTCGCACAAGCTACTGCTGATGAATATGGCATTACCCGTGAGCACATGGATGAATTTGCACTTGGCTCACTAAGTAAAGCAAACGCCGCAATCGAAAATGGCAGCTTTGGCAATGAAATTGCCCCTCATGTAATGAGTACGCGTAAGGGGGATGTTGAGGTTAATACTGACGAGCAACCTGGTAACGCGCGTCCAGACAAAATTCCATCACTTCGCCCAGCATTTAAAAAAGACGGCACTATCACTGCTGCTAACTCTTCGTCTATTTCTGATGGTGCAGCAGCGCTGATTTTAATGAGTGAATCAGAAGCGAAAAAGCACGGTTTGACACCACTTTGTAAGATTGTTGCCCATGCAACTCACTCACAAGCGCCTGCTGAATTTACCGTGGCACCAGTCGGTGCGATGAGTAAGCTGCTTGAAAAAGCAGGTTGGTCGACAGCAGACGTTGACCTTTGGGAAATCAACGAAGCGTTTGCCATGGTGACTATGTTAGCTATCAACGAAATGCAGTTAGATAGCAACAAAGTCAACGTCAACGGTGGTGCTTGTGCACTAGGTCACCCAATCGGTGCAAGCGGTGCACGCATCTTAGTTACACTTATCCATGCACTAAAAAATCGCGGCTTATCAAAAGGCGTAGCGTCACTATGTATCGGTGGTGGTGAAGCTGTAGCGCTCGCGGTAGAAGTGTAA